One Candida dubliniensis CD36 chromosome 1, complete sequence genomic region harbors:
- a CDS encoding DNA repair protein RAD16-homologue, putative (Similar to S. cerevisiae RAD16;~Similar to C. albicans RAD16), translating to MAPSRNNLAENESSSDSETSNIGGGFIIDDISETRAKRPRRAAANSSYAELSDDQESDSIDSDTFANVSAPVKKRKTRASTRVQSKEKKKKKKKKIAKRSPSPDDDEDQEFTLSLDDEKESDATDDEVEYIGSNKIEQNGSSTTSAIDLDDDLDIDNDPEENMPLASRKAPKKRGKGGKRTKKEPKPKMSYYERTTNRLFENHPNLKEVFPYLKNTPKITPERAEHPPGMTIKLLPFQLEGLNWLIKQEDGEFNGGILADEMGMGKTIQTIGLFMHDRSKGPNLVVGPTVALMQWKNEIEKHTEPGMLKVLLYHGANRSNSIEELSQYDVILTSYSVLESVYRKQNYGFRRKNGLVKEKSAIHNIEFYRVILDEAHNIKDRNSNTSRAAGKLNTKKRWCLTGTPLQNRIGEMYSLIRYMKLDPFHSYFCTKCDCKSEDWKFSDGRRCDFCQHPPMLHTNFFNHFMLKNIQKYGIAGLGLEGFNNLRSLLDHIMLRRTKIERADDLGLPPRVVEIRRDYFNEEEKDLYQSLYSDSKRKFNDYVAEGVVLNNYANIFTLITRMRQLADHPDLVLKRIGSNAISNEIDGVIMCQLCDDEAEEPIESKCHHRFCRMCIQEYMESFMGASNKLECPVCHIGLSIDLEQPAIEVDEELFTKASIVNRIKSGSHGGEWRSSTKIEALVEELYKLRSDRHTIKSIVFSQFTSMLDLIEWRLKRAGFNTVKLSGSMSPQQRDNTIKHFMENTEVEVFLVSLKAGGVALNLCEASQVFLMDPWWNPSVEWQSMDRVHRIGQKRPIRITRFCIEDSIESKIIELQEKKANMIHATINNDDAAINRLTPDDLQFLFMN from the coding sequence ATGGCACCTTCAAGAAACAACCTAGCAGAAAACGAGTCCTCCTCAGATTCAGAGACAAGTAATATTGGTGGCGGAttcattattgatgatatttcAGAAACCAGAGCAAAACGACCAAGAAGGGCAGCAGCAAACTCGTCATACGCAGAACTAAGTGACGATCAAGAAAGTGATTCTATCGATTCAGACACTTTTGCTAATGTTTCTGCTCCCGTTAAGAAGAGAAAGACGCGTGCATCTACGCGTGTCCAAAGTaaggagaagaagaagaagaagaagaagaaaatagCCAAACGGTCACCGTCtcctgatgatgatgaagatcaAGAGTTTACTTTAAGTTTGGATGATGAGAAAGAGAGCGATGCTACCGATGATGAAGTTGAATATATAGGTAGCAACAAGATAGAGCAAAATGGCTCTTCAACCACATCAGCAATAGATTTAGATGATGACTtagatattgataatgatccTGAAGAAAACATGCCACTAGCATCCCGAAAAGCTCCCAAAAAACGCGGTAAAGGAGGAAAACGTACAAAGAAAGAACCCAAACCAAAGATGTCATACTATGAACGAACAACAAATAGGTTGTTTGAGAACCACCCGAATTTAAAGGAAGTATTTCCGTATTTGAAGAATACCCCGAAAATCACACCAGAGAGAGCTGAACATCCTCCAGGAATGACAATTAAACTTTTGCCATTTCAGTTAGAAGGGTTAAACTGGCTTATCAAACAAGAAGATGGCGAATTTAATGGTGGGATTCTTGCTGACGAAATGGGTATGGGAAAAACTATTCAAACTATAGGGCTTTTTATGCATGACAGGTCGAAAGGTCCTAATTTGGTTGTTGGTCCCACAGTTGCCTTAATGCAATGGaagaatgaaattgaaaaacacACCGAGCCAGGCATGCTTAAAGTATTGCTTTACCATGGCGCCAACAGAAGCAATAGCATTGAAGAGCTTTCACAGTATGATGTTATTCTTACATCTTATTCCGTTTTAGAATCTGTCTATAGAAAGCAGAATTACGGATtcagaagaaaaaatggATTGGTTAAGGAGAAATCAGCAATCCACAACATTGAGTTTTATCGAGTGATATTGGACGAAGCTCATAACATCAAGGATAGAAACTCCAACACATCAAGAGCAGCAGGCAAATTGAATACGAAGAAAAGATGGTGTTTGACAGGAACACCTTTACAAAACAGAATTGGTGAGATGTACTCGTTAATACGATACATGAAGTTAGATCCGTTCCACTCATACTTCTGTACCAAATGTGATTGTAAAAGCGAGGATTGGAAGTTTTCAGATGGTAGAAGATGTGACTTTTGTCAACATCCACCAATGTTACATactaattttttcaaccaTTTCATGCTCaagaatattcaaaaatatgGTATTGCTGGTTTAGGATTAGAGGGATTCAATAACCTTAGACTGTTATTAGATCATATCATGTTGAGAAGGACGAAAATTGAAAGAGCAGACGATTTGGGTTTACCTCCAAGAGTTGTTGAAATCAGACGTGATTATTTCAATGAGGAGGAAAAAGACTTGTACCAGTCTTTGTACAGTGACTCAAAGAGAAAGTTCAATGACTATGTTGCTGAAGGGGTTGTTTTGAACAATTACGCAAACATTTTCACTTTAATTACCAGAATGAGGCAATTGGCAGATCACCCAgatttggttttgaaaAGGATCGGAAGTAACGCTATATCCAACGAGATTGACGGGGTTATCATGTGTCAGTTGTGTGACGACGAAGCCGAGGaaccaattgaatcaaaatgtCACCACAGGTTTTGCCGAATGTGTATTCAAGAATATATGGAGTCATTCATGGGTGCCAGCAATAAGTTGGAATGTCCTGTTTGCCATATTGGTCTCTCGATTGATTTGGAGCAACCGGCCATTGAGGTTGATGAAGAGTTGTTCACGAAAGCATCCATTGTGAATCGTATCAAGCTGGGGTCTCATGGAGGAGAGTGGCGTTCATCGACTAAAATTGAGGCATTGGTAGAAGAGTTGTACAAACTTAGATCAGATAGACACACAATCAAATCTATTGTATTTTCGCAATTCACTTCGATGTTGGATTTGATTGAATGGAGATTAAAACGTGCTGGGTTCAATACTGTCAAGTTGCTGGGATCAATGTCTCCACAGCAGCGTGACAACACGATTAAGCATTTTATGGAAAACACAGAAGTAGAGGTGTTTTTAGTATCATTAAAAGCTGGTGGTGTGGCATTAAATCTTTGTGAAGCATCGCAAGTTTTTTTAATGGATCCATGGTGGAACCCAAGTGTGGAATGGCAATCAATGGATAGAGTTCACAGAATTGGTCAAAAGAGACCAATTAGAATTACTAGATTCTGTATCGAAGATAGTATAGAGCtgaaaattattgaattgcAGGAAAAAAAGGCCAACATGATCCATGCTACTATTAACAATGACGATGCTGCAATCAATAGACTTACACCCGATGATTTgcaattcttgtttatgAATTAA
- a CDS encoding L-aminoadipate-semialdehyde dehydrogenase large subunit, putative (Similar to C. albicans LYS2;~Similar to S. cerevisiae LYS2), protein MTDFWLNYLDNPTLSVLPHDFLKPANNKSVEGTYAFNIDNNNADFKFGLAVFAALVYRLTGDEDIVIATDESANTPEFIVRLNLTPELTFQELVHKITKEYENNISEINYKSLAEVSHRIKEAKRLDENPGLFRLSYQHAHSNQQLNTTVEGSIRDLAIYTDGTKFTIYYNALLYSHERIVIFGEQFAQYLSTVSKDTNTVITKVNLITESQKKNLPDPTIDLDWSGYRGAIQDIFMDNANKHPDRTCVVETESFMDSNSKTRSFTYQQINQASNVVGNYLKETGIKKGDIVMIYAYRGVDLMIAVMGVLKAGATFSVIDPAYPPARQNIYLSVAKPKGLIGLEKAGTLDQLVVDYINNELDVISTIPQLKVQDNGILVGGKIEGADNDCLDDYQKFKDHPTGVIVGPDSNPTLSFTSGSEGIPKGVLGRHYSLAYYFPWMAKRFGLSDKDKFTMLSGIAHDPIQRDMFTPLFLGAQLLVPTADDIGTPGKLADWMAKYGATVTHLTPAMGQLLSAQATTAIPSLHHAFFVGDILTKRDCLRLQSLAENVFIVNMYGTTETQRSVSYFEIKSRKADPTYLKNLKDVMPAGTGMQNVQLLVVNRNDRSQTCGVGEVGEIYVRAAGLAEGYRGLPDLNAAKFITNWYVNPEKWIEQDEANKKPNETWRQHGWLKPRDRMYRSGDLGRYLPDGNVECCGRADDQVKIRGFRIELGEIDTHLSQHPLVRENVTLVRRDKNEEPTLISYIVPKDSPELKTFKADVDDSIEEANDPIVKGLVAYRELIKDIKGYLKKKLASYAIPTIIVPLVKLPLNPNGKVDKPKLPFPDTAQLAAVAKLSVSGHDAKVAEEENLTKLEEQIRDLWLDVLPNRPATISKDDSFFDLGGHSILGTRMIFELRKKLNVEIPLGVIFKNPTVEQFAKEVEKIIKGGQDFQLADEGKTIQEEKKDVADSQNENLNYAEDAKELSKSALLESYSSLKQLPTGSINVFVTGATGFLGSFIVRDLLTARSKNLDIKVYAHVRASSKEAGLQRLRQTGTTYGIWDENWTEKIEIVLGDLSKEKFGLDNSQWSDLTNSIDVIIHNGAFVHWVYPYSQLRDANVIGTINVLNMAGEGKAKFFSFVSSTSALDTDYFVNLSDELLAQGKNGISEADDLQGSARGLGNGYGQSKWAAEYIIRRAGERGLKGCITRPGYVTGFSKTGASNTDDFLLRMLKGSAELGLYPDITNNVNMVPVDHVARVVTATALNPPSSEQLTVAHVTGHPRIQFNDFLGCLKAYGYDINPADYPVWTSALEKFVVEESKESALFPLLHFVLDNLPQDTKAPELDDSNAAKSLKQDSKYTGEDLSGGKGVDLDQTGVYISYLIKIGFLPKPTGTGDKKLPEVEISDESLKLISGGAGARGSAAK, encoded by the coding sequence ATGACTGACTTTTGgttaaattatttggaCAATCCTACATTGTCCGTGTTACCCCATGATTTCTTGAAACCAgccaataataaatctgTGGAAGGTACCTATGCATTTAACAttgacaataataatgctgattttaaatttggTTTGGCGGTATTTGCTGCATTAGTTTACAGATTAACCGGTGATGAGGATATAGTAATTGCAACTGACGAATCAGCCAACACTCCTGAGTTTATTGTCAGATTGAATTTAACACCAGAATTGACTTTCCAAGAACTTGTCCATAAAATAACCAAGGAGTATGAGAATAACATTTCTGAAATAAACTACAAATCATTAGCTGAGGTTTCACATAGAATTAAAGAAGCTAAAAGATTAGATGAAAATCCTGGGTTGTTCAGATTATCTTATCAACATGCCCActcaaatcaacaattgaacACTACAGTGGAAGGCTCTATTCGTGATTTGGCTATCTACACTGATGGAACAAAGTTCACCATTTACTACAATGCCTTATTATACTCACATGAACGAATTGTGATATTTGGAGAACAATTTGCACAGTATTTATCAACCGTATCGAAAGATACCAATACTGTTATAACCAAAGTGAATTTGATTACTGAAtcacaaaaaaagaacttaCCTGACCCAACAATCGATTTGGATTGGTCAGGTTACAGAGGTGCCATTCAAGATATCTTTATGGACAATGCCAACAAACATCCTGATAGAACATGTGTTGTTGAAACAGAATCATTTATGGATTCAAACTCCAAAACCCGTAGTTTTACTTATCAGCAAATCAACCAAGCTTCCAATGTTGTCGGTAATTACTTGAAAGAAACCGGCATCAAAAAAGGCGACATTGTCATGATCTATGCTTATCGTGGGGTAGACTTAATGATTGCTGTTATGGGTGTTTTAAAAGCCGGGGCAACATTTTCCGTCATTGATCCTGCCTACCCTCCGGCAAGACAAAATATTTACCTTTCTGTGGCAAAACCAAAAGGGTTAATTGGATTAGAAAAGGCTGGTACATTAGATCAATTAGTTGTTGACTACATTAACAACGAATTGGACGTTATTTCTACTATCCCGCAATTAAAAGTACAGGATAATGGTATATTGGTAGGTGGTAAAATCGAGGGTGCAGATAACGATTGTCTTGACGATtatcaaaaattcaaagaTCACCCAACTGGGGTAATTGTTGGTCCTGACTCCAATCCAACTTTATCATTCACTTCCGGGTCAGAAGGTATTCCAAAAGGAGTATTGGGTCGTCATTATTCATTAGCTTATTATTTCCCATGGATGGCTAAGAGATTTGGATTATCTGACAAGGACAAGTTCACCATGTTGTCGGGTATTGCACACGATCCTATTCAGAGAGATATGTTTACTCCATTGTTTTTGGGAGCTCAATTATTAGTACCAACTGCTGATGATATTGGTACCCCTGGTAAATTGGCTGATTGGATGGCAAAGTATGGAGCAACAGTGACACACTTGACTCCAGCTATGGGTCAATTGTTGAGTGCTCAAGCCACCACTGCAATTCCAAGCTTACATCACgccttttttgttggtgACATTTTAACGAAAAGAGATTGCTTGAGATTACAAAGCTTAGCTGAAAATGTGTTTATTGTTAACATGTATGGTACTACTGAAACACAGAGATCAGTGTCctattttgaaatcaaaagtCGTAAAGCAGATCCTacttatttgaaaaatttgaaagatGTTATGCCTGCAGGTACTGGGATGCAAAACGTTCAATTATTAGTTGTTAATAGAAATGACCGCTCACAAACCTGTGGTGTTGGGGAAGTTGGTGAAATTTATGTCAGAGCAGCAGGTTTAGCTGAAGGTTATCGTGGATTGCCCGATTTAAACGCCGCcaaatttattaccaattgGTACGTCAACCCAGAAAAATGGATTGAACAAGATGAAGCAAACAAGAAACCTAATGAAACTTGGAGACAACATGGATGGTTAAAACCAAGAGACCGAATGTATAGATCCGGAGATTTAGGTCGTTATTTACCTGACGGTAATGTTGAATGTTGTGGTAGGGCCGATGACCAAGTCAAGATCAGAGGTTTCAGAATTGAATTGGGTGAAATTGATACACATTTATCTCAACATCCTCTTGTTAGAGAAAATGTCACTTTGGTGAGAAGAGACAAAAACGAGGAACCAACATTAATTTCTTACATTGTTCCAAAAGATTCTCCAGAATTGAAGACATTTAAAGCAGACGTCGATGATTCGATAGAAGAAGCTAATGATCCAATTGTTAAAGGATTAGTTGCTTACAGAGAATTGATTAAGGATATCAAAGGATActtgaagaaaaagttaGCTTCCTATGCTATCCCAACAATAATTGTGCCATTAGTAAAATTGCCTTTGAACCCTAATGGTAAAGTAGACAAACCTAAATTACCATTTCCAGATACTGCTCAGTTAGCGGCAGTTGCTAAATTAAGTGTTTCTGGCCACGATGCCAAAGTtgctgaagaagaaaatttgaCCAAATTGGAAGAGCAAATTAGGGATTTATGGTTGGATGTGTTACCAAACCGTCCGGCAACAATTTCCAAAGATGATTCGTTCTTTGATTTGGGAGGTCACTCTATTTTGGGTACCAGAATGATTTTTGAATTgagaaagaaattaaatgtCGAAATCCCCTTGGGGGtcatttttaaaaatcCAACAGTGGAACAATTTGCTaaagaagttgaaaaaataatcaaaggTGGTCAAGATTTCCAATTGGCTGATGAAGGTAAAACTATTCAAGAAGAGAAGAAGGATGTTGCTGATTCTCAAAACGAGAACTTAAACTATGCTGAAGATGcaaaagaattatcaaaatctgCACTTTTGGAATCCTATTCTTCTTTGAAACAGCTTCCAACTGGATCGATTAACGTTTTTGTTACTGGTGCTACAGGGTTCTTAGGTTCTTTTATTGTTCGTGACTTGTTGACAGCACGTAGTAAAAACTTGGATATTAAAGTGTATGCTCATGTAAGAGCATCTTCCAAGGAAGCTGGATTACAAAGATTGCGTCAAACTGGTACCACATATGGTATTTGGGATGAAAATTGGAcagaaaaaattgaaatcgTGTTAGGTGATTTATCGAAAGAGAAATTTGGTTTGGATAATTCTCAGTGGTCAGATTTGACTAATAGCATTGATGTAATTATTCACAATGGTGCCTTTGTGCACTGGGTCTACCCATACTCTCAATTACGTGATGCTAATGTCATTGGTACTATCAACGTTTTGAACATGGCAGGTGAAGGTAAAGCtaaattcttttcatttgtATCTTCAACATCGGCTTTAGATACTGATTATTTTGTTAATTTATCAGATGAATTATTAGCTCAAGGCAAAAATGGTATTTCCGAGGCAGATGATTTACAAGGATCAGCCAGAGGGTTAGGAAACGGATATGGACAATCCAAATGGGCAGCTGAGTACATTATTAGACGTGCTGGTGAACGTGGATTGAAAGGATGCATTACCAGACCTGGTTATGTTACTGGATTTTCCAAAACTGGTGCTTCTAACACCGATGATTTCTTATTGAGAATGTTGAAAGGATCTGCTGAATTGGGGTTGTATCCTGATATCACTAATAATGTCAATATGGTGCCTGTTGACCATGTTGCCAGAGTAGTTACTGCAACTGCATTAAACCCACCAAGCAGCGAGCAATTGACAGTTGCCCATGTTACTGGCCATCCtagaattcaattcaacGACTTTTTGGGATGTTTGAAGGCATATGGATATGACATAAACCCAGCAGATTATCCAGTGTGGACCAGTGCATTAGAaaagtttgttgttgaagaaagTAAAGAATCAGCCTTGTTCCCACTTTTACATTTTGTGTTGGATAATTTGCCACAAGACACAAAGGCACCTGAGTTAGACGACTCTAATGCTGCTAAATCGTTAAAGCAAGATTCCAAGTACACAGGAGAAGATTTAAGTGGTGGTAAAGGTGTTGATTTAGATCAAACTGGTGTTTACATTAGTTACTTAATTAAGATTGGATTTTTACCAAAACCAACCGGTACAGGTGATAAAAAATTACCCGAGGTTGAGATTAGTGATGAaagtttgaaattgattagtGGAGGTGCCGGTGCACGTGGATCAGCTGCCAAATAA
- a CDS encoding 3',5'-cyclic-nucleotide phosphodiesterase 2, putative (Similar to S. cerevisiae PDE2;~Similar to C. albicans PDE2), with translation MAEVLSLVDLEIPRVTDKYYKFDTFKHLICYLFKKTSTETDSNVPIVIIFPTNNDSSTKKTRSTNNNKLDNLPFSDKLLLIQFFFTHLNILTIQGESSDEEKLYQEIRDAKELLTNRISRVGNWTGTTHFRYCRHDNDCGLLNQHSKIAGIIPTMTYILNCNATRSDIATKQLIYLYQLMIDEINFIDLLQDASTTRLSQLCYAVGHWSFPAHNLSNDDLVYCVYLMIDYAIKQIEGFDNIPLNELLAFIFIVRDTYKNGNPFHNFRHAVDVLQACFHFLIRLGSLPKFKQFVEDPKLDFKEAHDEHTVLISSQRNSTEEEASLNPIQTLGLLVAALGHDVGHPGTTNDFMIKFSAPTALLYNDRSVLESYHASLFINKVLRICWPDLLTCTIEEKSELTIRSLIISSILATDMGEHNEYVNRLKSFKTHNEILNHDNTVKLISALLIKCADISNVTRPLRVSAQWAMVLSREFAEVELLKSVIKKDIDLDFTKDLTYDHVPCELHEILEIQPDIHKGQIFFINLFAENLFNNVSDLLPQLQYTCDIILENKLFWLNRAKK, from the coding sequence ATGGCAGAAGTATTATCATTAGTTGACCTCGAGATTCCTCGAGTCACTGATAAATACTATAAATTTGACACTTTTAAACATTTAATCTGTTACTTGTTCAAAAAAACTAGCACAGAAACTGATTCAAATGTTCCtatagtaataatattccCTACCAACAATGATAGTtctacaaaaaaaactcgatccactaataataacaagCTAGATAATTTACCATTCAGTGAtaaattgttattgataCAGTTCTTTTTCACCCACTTGAACATATTGACGATTCAAGGTGAGAGTTCAGATGAAGAAAAGTTATATCAGGAGATACGTGATGccaaagaattattaacaaATAGGATATCACGAGTTGGAAATTGGACAGGAACAACTCATTTTAGATATTGTCGACATGATAATGATTGTGGACTATTGAATCAACATTCCAAGATTGCAGGAATCATACCAACAATGACGTATATTCTTAATTGTAATGCAACAAGATCAGATATTGCCACTAAGcaattgatatatttataCCAACTCATGATAGACGAgattaatttcattgaCTTGTTGCAAGATGCATCCACGACAAGATTATCTCAGTTATGTTATGCTGTGGGACATTGGAGTTTCCCTGCtcataatttatcaaatgatgatttggtttattGTGTTTATTTGATGATAGATTACGCTatcaaacaaattgaagGATTTGATAACATTCCtttgaatgaattattggcatttatatttattgttaGAGATACTTATAAGAATGGGAATCCGTTCCATAATTTCCGTCACGCTGTGGATGTTCTACAAGcttgttttcattttcttatTAGATTGGGTAGTTTGCctaaatttaaacaatttgtCGAGGACCCAAAATTGGATTTCAAAGAAGCTCACGACGAGCATACTGTATTAATTTCCTCACAAAGGAATTCCACCGAGGAAGAAGCTTCCCTTAATCCAATACAAACATTAGGCTTACTAGTTGCTGCCTTGGGGCATGATGTGGGTCACCCAGGTACAACAAATGACTTCATGATCAAATTCAGTGCACCAACGGCACTACTTTACAATGATAGGTCTGTTCTTGAGTCTTATCATGCCTccttatttattaataaagtGTTAAGAATATGTTGGCCAGATTTATTAACTTGcacaattgaagaaaagtCAGAATTAACCATTAGAAgtttgataatttcttcaatattgGCCACTGACATGGGTGAACACAATGAATATGTTAATCGGTTGAAATCTTTCAAGACacataatgaaattttaaatcatgATAACACtgttaaattgatttctgCGTTGTTAATTAAATGTGCTGATATTTCTAACGTAACGAGACCGTTGAGAGTATCTGCACAATGGGCAATGGTTTTATCAAGAGAGTTTGCCGAAGTGGAATTGCTCAAATCAGTGATCAAAAAAGATATCGATCTTGACTTTACAAAAGATTTAACCTACGATCATGTTCCCTGTGAATTACACGAGATACTCGAAATACAACCCGATATACATAAAGgacaaatattttttattaatttatttgctgagaatttgtttaataatgtTAGTGACTTATTACCCCAATTACAGTATACTTGTGATATTATTCTAGAgaacaaattattttggTTGAATAGAGCAAAGAAATAA
- a CDS encoding synaptobrevin homologue, putative (Similar to S. cerevisiae YKT6;~Similar to C. albicans YKT6), translating to MKIYYIGILRSTGDKAVELTSARDLSQFSFFERNGVSQFMTFFAETVSQRTQPGQRQSVEEGNYIGHTYTRSEGISGIIITDKDYPVRPAYSLINKILEEYLSLHPKSDWENIDKTNETLQYGQLEAYLKKYQDPTQADSIMKVQQELDDTKVVLHKTIEGVLQRGEKLDSLVDKSEALSSSSRMFYKQAKKTNSCCVIM from the coding sequence atgaagatttattaCATTGGTATTTTAAGATCAACTGGAGACAAGGCAGTAGAATTAACATCAGCCAGAGATTTATCTcagttttcatttttcgAAAGAAATGGAGTATCTCAATTCATGACTTTTTTTGCAGAAACTGTATCTCAAAGAACTCAACCTGGACAAAGACAAAGTGTTGAAGAAGGTAACTATATTGGTCATACTTATACCAGATCAGAAGGAATTTCTGGTATCATTATAACGGACAAAGATTATCCTGTGAGACCAGCTTattctttaataaataaaatcttggaagaatatttatcattacATCCTAAATCTGATTGggaaaatattgataaaacaAATGAAACTTTACAATATGGACAATTAGAAgcatatttgaaaaaatatcaagACCCTACTCAAGCTGACTCAATCATGAAAGTCCAACAGGAATTAGATGATACTAAGGTTGTATTACACAAAACTATTGAAGGGGTTTTACAAAGGGGTGAGAAGTTAGATTCTTTGGTTGATAAATCAGAAGCATTATCAAGTTCTTCAAGAATGTTTTATAAGCAAGCAAAGAAAACCAATTCTTGTTGCGTGATTATGTAA
- a CDS encoding Rab-family GTP-binding protein, putative (Similar to S. cerevisiae YPT7): MSKHRLINNNKNNTNGITQPSLNPVSMENSSSSNPKIGPTPTLKVVLLGDSGVGKTCLRSQFVHHVFTNAYKATIGGDYLTTSVILPQQIQQSQLSSSTSSVDTKSNFATARLPNTSTKVNLQIWDTAGQERFNSISQAFYRGTDVCVLVYDVTDYESVLSIRDWFNRFMEHCHVEFPGIVIVGNKSDKSNDRCVDLNEIKDIVTTNTTFANLGDYIDDWDNSLMEISAKRLELVEELFLRVARIGVDLLMGNKGDNKRRLQQFDKIDLRETHNRMDSNATSSSSSCAC; the protein is encoded by the coding sequence ATGTCAAAACACCGcttaattaataataataagaataatacCAATGGCATTACACAACCATCCTTAAATCCAGTATCAATGGAAAACAGTAGTTCTAGCAACCCAAAAATAGGTCCTACACCGACGTTAAAAGTTGTATTGTTGGGAGATCTGGGTGTGGGTAAAACTTGTTTGAGATCTCAATTTGTACATCATGTATTTACCAATGCATACAAGGCAACTATCGGAGGTGATTATTTGACAACATCGGTTATTCTACCGCAGCAAATACAACAATCGCAATTATCGTCATCCACATCATCTGTGGATACCAAATCAAACTTTGCAACTGCAAGGCTACCGAATACGAGTACAAAAGTAAATTTGCAAATTTGGGATACAGCCGGCCAAGAAAGATTTAATAGTATATCACAGGCATTTTATCGAGGCACAGATGTATGTGTTTTGGTTTATGATGTTACCGATTACGAGTCAGTGCTAAGTATAAGAGATTGGTTTAACCGATTTATGGAGCATTGTCATGTGGAATTTCCTGGAATTGTGATTGTGGGCAATAAACTGgacaaatcaaatgatcGATGTGTTGATTTGAACGAAATTAAAGATATTGTCACTACTAATACGACTTTTGCCAATTTGGGAgattatattgatgattgGGACAATTCATTAATGGAGATAAGTGCCAAGCGTCTAGAACTAGTTGAAGAGTTGTTTTTGAGAGTTGCAAGAATTGGTGTTGACTTGTTGATGGGCAACAAAGGTGacaacaaaagaagattGCAACAATTTGATAAGATTGATTTGAGAGAAACACATAATAGAATGGATAGTAATGCTACTAGTTCGTCGTCTAGTTGTGCCTGCTAA
- a CDS encoding mitochondrial protein, involved in the import and assembly of intermembrane space proteins, putative (Similar to S. cerevisiae MIA40): MYRAISRSSSGLIRQATTRVTRQLSTTRTRPSNHTSRLLLGVVGTGALAFGYFSQQSSLIQNASTADNIEKAFQEGDAVAKEAQESLDSRQEKVVTENEEKTKKAKDTKSSESKTSVDDKKANSQSDGQPEGEGEGKQEAAFNPDTGEINWDCPCLGGMAHGPCGEEFKEAFSCFVFSETEPKGIDCIKKFENMRSCFKRYPEHYKDELYDDGEEEASTEVVEHVVLETTEPAIEQIEQGINEDKIKPNTKSD, translated from the coding sequence ATGTATAGAGCAATTTCTAGATCATCATCAGGTCTTATTCGTCAAGCAACTACAAGAGTGACCAGACAGTTATCCACTACAAGAACCAGACCAAGCAATCACACCTCAAGATTACTACTTGGAGTCGTAGGTACTGGAGCTTTAGCTTTTGGCTACTTTTCACAACAATCAAGTTTAATCCAAAATGCATCCACTGCTGATAACATCGAAAAAGCTTTTCAAGAAGGTGATGCTGTTGCGAAAGAGGCACAAGAATCATTAGATTcaagacaagaaaaagTGGTCACAGAAAATGAAGAGAAAACGAAAAAAGCCAAAGATACAAAATCTTCTGAGTCCAAGACAAGTGTTGATGACAAGAAAGCCAACTCGCAAAGTGATGGACAACCTGAAGGTGAAGGTGAAGGTAAACAAGAAGCTGCATTCAATCCAGATACTGGTGAAATCAATTGGGACTGTCCTTGTTTAGGAGGTATGGCCCATGGTCCTTGTGGCGAAGAATTCAAGGAAGCCTTTTCCTGTTTTGTATTTTCAGAAACCGAACCAAAAGGAATTGATTGTATCaagaaatttgaaaacatgAGATCTTGTTTCAAGAGATATCCTGAACATTATAAGGACGAATTGTatgatgatggtgaagAGGAAGCAAGCACTGAGGTTGTCGAACATGTTGTTCTTGAGACTACTGAACCTgcaattgaacaaattgaacaagGAATCAACGAAGACAAGATTAAACCAAACACTAAATCTGATTAG